One stretch of Microbacterium terrae DNA includes these proteins:
- the folE gene encoding GTP cyclohydrolase I yields the protein MAVNRERVAELVRELLEAIGEDPDRPGLRQTPTRVADAYAEFFAGVGEDAAAPLAQTISVSRGPAPETLPSGAVMLRDIRFRSVCEHHLLPFRGLAHIAYLPGEQVVGLGALPKVVDVLAARPQVQERLGEQIADAIAGALDTRGVLVVLDAAHECLTMRGGRQPDATTVTVAARGELAEPAARAEIIALLTGVRP from the coding sequence GTGGCGGTGAACCGTGAGCGTGTGGCCGAGCTCGTGCGCGAGCTTCTCGAGGCGATCGGCGAGGATCCGGATCGCCCGGGGCTGCGGCAGACGCCCACCCGCGTAGCCGACGCCTACGCCGAGTTCTTCGCAGGAGTGGGCGAGGATGCCGCGGCACCGCTCGCGCAGACCATCTCGGTCTCGCGCGGCCCGGCCCCCGAGACGCTGCCGAGCGGCGCGGTGATGCTCCGCGACATCCGGTTCCGCTCGGTGTGCGAGCACCACCTGCTGCCGTTCCGCGGTCTCGCGCACATCGCGTACCTTCCGGGCGAGCAGGTGGTCGGCCTCGGCGCGCTCCCCAAGGTGGTCGACGTGCTGGCGGCGCGCCCGCAGGTGCAGGAGCGGCTCGGCGAGCAGATCGCCGACGCGATCGCCGGCGCCCTCGACACGCGGGGAGTGCTCGTGGTGCTGGATGCCGCGCACGAGTGCCTCACGATGCGCGGCGGACGACAGCCCGACGCGACCACGGTGACCGTCGCAGCCCGGGGGGAGCTTGCGGAGCCCGCGGCCCGCGCCGAGATCATCGCACTCCTCACCGGGGTGCGACCGTGA